From Mya arenaria isolate MELC-2E11 chromosome 1, ASM2691426v1, a single genomic window includes:
- the LOC128237866 gene encoding uncharacterized protein LOC128237866, producing MKKRINKHMPNESGLERYHNDCMKVAVKKLRELVVVDDGDIFNRKAAECFEKHLELFKSMVEKYSLERSRRSIEILDMEIQQKIKEKKYANPHGYNEYFEDINTLVDEFTKREDYHGSKARAVLQEFMDSKVDEEQLVYEMVKGETDDEVQRQSHQLPRTLEQFPNINPKEESVKKKALESIEKFENHGFMRIGSQYIENLELKLQEIEKAKAELSEDNTYYKQLVDEYNVWLDIYKKANFSVDQANPRPIQMPKPVLTDTPVVEKPSENPDGKKPKPKKQPSGKPKCPII from the exons ATGAAAAAGAGGATAAACAAACATATGCCAAATGAGAGCGGGCTTGAGAGATATCACAATGACTGCATGAAAGTGGCTGTAAAGAAATTACGAGAATTAGTTGTGGTAGATGACGGCGATATATTTAACAGAAAAGCGGCA GAATGTTTCGAAAAACATTTGGAACTATTCAAGTCAATGGTAGAGAAATACTCCCTTGAAAGAAGTAGAAGGTCGATAGAAATACTGGACATGGAAATTCAACAGAAAATCAAAGAGAAAAAGTATGCAAATCCGCATGGTTACAACGAATACTTTGAAGACATCAACACTCTTGTTGACGAATTCACAAAGCGGGAAGATTACCATGGATCAAAG GCAAGAGCTGTCTTGCAGGAATTCATGGATTCAAAGGTCGACGAAGAGCAACTTGTTTACGAAATGGTTAAGGGCGAGACTG ATGATGAAGTTCAACGTCAGTCACATCAACTTCCACGTACATTGGAGCAGTTTCCAAATATAAATCCAAAGGAAGAGTCAGTCAAAAAGAAGGCGCTAGAGTCCATTGAAAAGTTTGAGAATCACGGGTTTATGAGAATTGGGTCGCAATACATTGAGAATCTGGAATTGAAGTTACAAGAAATAGAAAAGGCTAAGGCCGAATTATCAGAAGACAACACATACTATAAGCAACTTGTAGATGAGTACAACGTCTGGTTGGACATTTACAAAAAAGCCAACTTCTCAGTAGATCAGGCTAATCCAAGACCGATCCAAATGCCGAAGCCTGTCTTAACGGACACCCCTGTTGTCGAAAAACCATCAGAAAATCCAGACGGTAAGAAACCGAAACCGAAGAAACAGCCATCCGGAAAACCAAAGTGcccaataatttaa